A window of the Apteryx mantelli isolate bAptMan1 chromosome 23, bAptMan1.hap1, whole genome shotgun sequence genome harbors these coding sequences:
- the SNX19 gene encoding sorting nexin-19 — MAGGRRGGPRGLLALAAALGWLAALHLLLDLRMLALLCAALAALGGWLGPRAVARGGRRLRLERFVALQPPPPPRSAEAERQLQREVAATIRKVVRDFVSSWYRAVGGGGAFEAEVEKAMAGLAAELRRRMERVDRGALARRLLLLGGRHLQSYRGARRALRGSHEGGPPLWREYGRLAGPHPALRSAAAEVAYARAAAERLLLALVPRPHLETRTGRFVVVELVTCNVLLPALRKMADPDWIHLLLVAAFSKAGKRRRGAETPASGPLAPRPDSSPLAAPGEAIPDGPPPSPQAPELPGGEAGDACEHDAPEKKEEEEKGPASGERKGGGTPVRPLRPPALGSLFPCEDLAPASPASELGKDAEPPAPLVAEELLADLPQDALAVLEVPGGLEDGDPEESTDPSLPPPSAAAQGPCPDIHVDLAVEKEEEGSAFLTARLAVPRKPFSQRPSCLGKELGASEMQAQSPLDPGQPLPLLSTSPMAPVNTFSFEPLSSPEGPVVIQNLRITGTITAREHSGTGFHPYTLYTVKYETALEGEGAGNLQQMAYHTVNRRYREFLNLQTRLEEKPELRKFLKNIKGPKKLFPDLPFGNMDSDKVEARKSLLESFLKQLCAVPEIANSEEVQEFLALNTDARIAFVKKPFVVSRIDKIVVNAIVDTLKTAFPRSEPQSPTEDLSESEVDGKSQTDGKKANKSRLRFPSSKITPVLSAGEVHDRILYSLREGSTVSGTLSLAAMESFIQKQEKLLEAMPSAAPEGEGGREAEEFCVHQETDALGTSQQGMHPDTGADSETALADLALDLLRLLLMDHWSWLCTENMQKVFDLLFGTLIQKWLEVQVINLTCTQRWVQYLQLLQESIWPGGVLPAVPKPVRTQEQKKAAAEQALQSLMGLLPEVIQEILGTSKCRLSWNLVLESLGQPVINRHLVFCLLDILLEFLVLKDSSDELETTAVAPSASSSLEKAGMSAH; from the exons atggccggcgggcggcggggcggcccgcgggggctgctggcgctggcggccGCGCTGGGCTGGCTGGCGGCGCTGCACCTGCTGCTCGACCTGCGGATGCTGGCGCTGCTGtgcgcggcgctggcggcgctcgGCGGCTGGCTGGGGCCCCGCGCCGTggcccgcggcgggcgccggctgCGCCTGGAGCGCTTCGTGGccctgcagccgccgccgccgccgcgcagcgccgaggCGGAGCGGCAGCTGCAGCGCGAGGTGGCCGCCACCATCCGCAAGGTGGTGCGCGACTTCGTCTCCTCCTGGTACCGCGccgtgggcggcggcggcgccttcgAGGCCGAGGTGGAGAAGGCCATGGCGGGCCTGGCGGCCGAGCTGCGGCGGCGCATGGAGCGGGTGGACCGCGGCGCCCTGgcccgccgcctgctgctgctcgGCGGCCGCCACCTGCAGAGCTACCGGGGCGCccggcgggcgctgcgcggctccCACGAGGGCGGCCCGCCGCTGTGGCGCGAGTACGGGCGCCTGGCGGGGCCTCACCCGGCgctgcgcagcgccgccgccgaggTGGCCTACGCTCGGGCCGCCGCCGAGCGGCTGCTGCTCGCCCTGGTGCCCCGGCCGCACCTGGAGACGCGGACGGGCCGCTTCGTGGTGGTGGAGCTGGTCACCTGCAACGTCCTGCTGCCCGCCCTCAGGAAGATGGCCGACCCCGACTGGATCCACCTGCTCCTGGTGGCGGCTTTCTCCAAGGCCGGGAAGAGACGCCGGGGAGCGGAGACGCCCGCCTCCGGCCCGCTCGCCCCGCGCCCCGATTCCTCGCCCCTCGCGGCCCCGGGGGAGGCCATCCCCGAcgggccccctccctccccacaggccCCCGAGCTCCCCGGCGGCGAGGCAGGGGACGCCTGCGAGCACGACGCCCcggagaagaaggaggaggaggagaagggcccGGCGAGTGGGGAGAGGAAGGGCGGAGGCACGCCGGTGCGGCCCCTCCGGCCCCCTGCGCTGGGTTCCCTGTTCCCCTGCGAGGACTTGGCGCCGGCGTCCCCCGCCTCCGAGCTGGGCAAGGACGCGGAGCCCCCGGCGCCCTTGGTGGCGGAGGAGCTCCTCGCCGACCTGCCGCAGGATGCCCTTGCGGTGCTGGAGGTGCCGGGCGGCTTGGAGGATGGGGACCCGGAGGAGAGCACGGATCCGAGCCTGCCTCCCCCCTCTGCTGCTGCGCAGGGCCCCTGCCCTGACATCCACGTCGACTTGGCggtggagaaggaggaagagggctCGGCCTTCCTCACCGCCCGCCTGGCCGTCCCCAGGAAGCCCTTCTCACAGAGACCCTCCTgcctggggaaggagctggggGCGTCGGAGATGCAGGCGCAGAGCCCCCTGGACCCCGGCCAGCCGCTGCCCCTGCTCTCCACTTCCCCCATGGCTCCTGTCAACACCTTCAGCTTTGAGCCGCTCAGCAGCCCCGAGGGGCCGGTGGTCATCCAGAACCTGCGCATAACTGGAACCATCACCGCCCGGGAGCACAGCGGCACCGGCTTCCACCCCTACACCCTCTACACTGTCAAG TACGAGACGGCCTTGGAGGGCGAGGGTGCTGGCAACCTGCAGCAAATGGCATACCACACCGTGAACCGCCGTTACCGGGAGTTCCTGAACCTCCAGACCAGACTGGAGGAGAAACCGGAGCTCCGCAAGTTCCTGAAAA ATATCAAAGGCCCAAAGAAACTGTTCCCTGATCTCCCATTTGGAAACATGGACAGCGATAAGGTGGAAGCCAGAAAAAGTCTCCTAGAGTCTTTCTTGAAG CAACTGTGCGCTGTCCCCGAGATCGCAAACAGCGAGGAGGTGCAGGAGTTCCTCGCCCTGAACACTGATGCCAGGATCGCATTCGTCAAGAAGCCCTTCGTTGTCTCCAGGATAGACAAG ATCGTTGTCAATGCCATCGTGGACACCCTGAAGACAGCATTCCCCAGGTCAGAGCCCCAGAGCCCCACGGAGGATCTCAGTGAGTCAGAAGTGGATGGAAAATCTCAGACAGATGGGAAGAAGGCTAACAA GTCCAGGCTGAGGTTCCCATCCAGTAAAATCACTCCTGTGCTGAGCGCGGGTGAAGTGCACGACAGGATCCTGTACTCTCTGAGAGAGGGCAGCACT gTCTCTGGCACCCTGTCGCTGGCTGCTATGGAGTCCTTCATTCAGAagcaggagaagctgctggaggcaATGCCCAGCGCTGCCCCCGAAGGCGAGGGAGGCAGAGAAGCCGAGGAATTCTGCGTGCACCAGGAAACAGATGCGCTGGGCACATCGCAGCAGGGGATGCATCCGGACACGGGCGCTG actCTGAGACAGCTTTGGCTGACCTGGCCCTGGACTTGCTGCGTCTGCTTCTGATGGATCACTGGAGCTGGCTATGCACAGAGAACATGCAGAAGGTCTTCGACCTGCTTTTCGGGACCCTCATTCAAAA GTGGCTGGAAGTCCAGGTGATTAACCTGACCTGCACCCAGCGTTGGGTCCAGTACCTCCAGTTGCTTCAGGAATCCATCTGGCCCGGAGGAGTTTTACCAGCTGTGCCTAAACCAGTCAGGACGcaggagcagaagaaagcagcagcagagcaggccTTGCAGAGCTTGATGGGACTCTTACCTG AAGTGATCCAAGAAATCCTGGGAACTAGTAAATGTCGCCTGAGCTGGAACCTGGTACTGGAGTCGCTGGGTCAGCCTGTCATAAACAG